In Propionimicrobium sp. PCR01-08-3, one DNA window encodes the following:
- a CDS encoding LacI family DNA-binding transcriptional regulator — MTIYDVAAAAGVSPSTVSRAFSRPGRVSARTAAHIHEVAAELGYRAPQTAKAEASHHSKMLGISATDITNPFFFGIIRGAEHVAVAEDFSIMLADSQENDELERRLFDRTMPLVDGMIVATSRLPDSVLRSAAKRAPVVSLNRLVPGLPCVITDNARGMRRALEHLAELGHRRVAYVSGPTTSWADGARQRAFREGCYELDLVEHRVGPTAPTVRGGMSIFPQIREQRVTAVIGFNDIVAVGIMRAAKAAGLHVPGELSVVGIDNVFVSDLVSPGLTTIASPLTLLGERAARTVIALVNGREPETTADHPSVLPMRLIVRESTGPAVRR; from the coding sequence GTGACGATCTATGATGTCGCAGCCGCCGCGGGGGTAAGTCCGTCTACGGTTTCGCGAGCCTTTTCGCGGCCAGGGCGGGTGAGCGCAAGGACTGCCGCTCACATTCACGAAGTGGCCGCGGAGCTCGGTTATCGAGCTCCTCAGACGGCGAAGGCCGAGGCTTCACATCATTCGAAGATGCTGGGCATCAGCGCCACCGACATCACCAACCCGTTCTTTTTCGGAATCATTCGTGGTGCCGAGCATGTCGCGGTCGCCGAAGATTTCTCCATCATGTTGGCCGACTCCCAAGAAAACGATGAACTGGAGCGCCGGCTCTTCGATCGGACGATGCCGTTGGTCGACGGCATGATCGTCGCGACCTCGCGACTGCCAGATTCCGTGCTGCGCAGCGCCGCCAAAAGAGCGCCGGTCGTGTCGCTGAACCGGCTCGTCCCCGGGCTGCCGTGCGTGATCACCGACAACGCCCGGGGCATGCGCAGGGCATTGGAGCATCTCGCCGAACTGGGGCACCGCCGGGTCGCCTACGTCAGTGGTCCCACCACTTCCTGGGCGGACGGAGCCAGGCAGCGCGCATTCCGCGAGGGCTGTTATGAACTCGATCTCGTGGAGCACCGGGTCGGGCCGACCGCTCCTACGGTTCGCGGCGGAATGAGCATCTTCCCGCAGATCCGTGAGCAGCGGGTGACTGCTGTGATCGGCTTTAATGACATCGTCGCCGTCGGAATCATGCGCGCGGCCAAGGCAGCCGGGCTGCACGTGCCGGGTGAGCTGTCGGTGGTCGGCATTGACAACGTCTTCGTCTCCGATCTGGTCAGCCCGGGCTTGACCACCATCGCGTCGCCGCTGACGTTGCTGGGGGAGCGGGCCGCACGCACCGTCATCGCGCTGGTCAACGGCCGGGAGCCGGAGACGACGGCCGATCATCCGTCGGTGTTGCCGATGCGGCTGATCGTCCGAGAATCGACCGGGCCGGCGGTTCGCCGCTGA
- a CDS encoding lactate racemase domain-containing protein: MSIPTVGGPGYHIGVEEFEGFVAEAIGEIDLAGKNVCLIIPDDTRGCPMPRILTAVYRAVIDKAASVTCVIALGTHEYMEPDEIAQWTAGDSAADPAQVYPGMPIINHLWKDPEQLVNVGHISGERISELSGGRLEIGSDVLINKTVVESDVKIIVGPILPHEVVGISGGNKYFIPGCAAHELIDMTHWVGALITSAKMIGTTGITPVRAMINEGANLIGGEKYCLAFVVKAYSDELESASFGSPEDAWAEQSKVTAQTHITYVDEPFPNVIAQIPNRYHDIWTAAKGFYKTEPAVADGGETIIYAPHITTVSEAHPEIYQIGYHCRDYYVKQWDKFKDIPWGVLAHSTHARGAGSYDAETGVEDCRLKLTFATAIPPEVCESINVGYRDPATIPALMDDPNFHVVTDAGEVLFRLTGDRPAE, encoded by the coding sequence ATGTCCATACCCACCGTCGGCGGTCCCGGCTATCACATCGGGGTCGAGGAGTTCGAAGGGTTCGTCGCGGAGGCCATCGGCGAGATCGATCTCGCAGGCAAGAATGTGTGCCTGATCATTCCGGACGACACCCGTGGCTGCCCGATGCCCCGCATCTTGACCGCGGTCTATCGGGCCGTCATCGATAAGGCCGCGAGCGTGACCTGTGTCATCGCGCTGGGCACTCACGAATACATGGAGCCGGACGAGATCGCGCAGTGGACCGCAGGCGATTCAGCCGCCGACCCGGCGCAGGTCTATCCGGGCATGCCGATCATCAATCATCTCTGGAAAGATCCCGAGCAGCTGGTCAACGTCGGCCATATCAGCGGCGAGCGCATCAGCGAGCTGTCCGGAGGCCGACTCGAGATCGGCTCCGATGTGCTGATCAACAAGACCGTTGTCGAATCGGACGTGAAGATCATCGTCGGACCGATCCTGCCGCACGAGGTGGTCGGTATTTCCGGTGGCAACAAGTACTTCATTCCGGGCTGCGCGGCCCATGAGCTGATCGACATGACTCACTGGGTGGGCGCGCTGATCACCTCGGCGAAGATGATCGGCACCACCGGCATCACTCCGGTGCGCGCCATGATCAACGAAGGCGCCAATCTGATCGGCGGCGAGAAGTACTGCCTGGCGTTCGTGGTCAAGGCCTACTCCGACGAGTTGGAGTCCGCGTCCTTCGGATCGCCCGAGGACGCGTGGGCCGAGCAGTCCAAGGTGACCGCCCAGACCCACATCACCTATGTCGATGAGCCCTTCCCGAATGTCATCGCGCAGATTCCGAATCGCTATCACGACATCTGGACGGCGGCGAAGGGGTTCTACAAGACCGAACCTGCGGTCGCCGACGGTGGCGAGACCATCATCTATGCTCCGCATATCACCACGGTCTCCGAGGCTCATCCCGAGATCTACCAGATCGGCTATCACTGCCGTGACTACTACGTGAAGCAGTGGGACAAGTTCAAGGACATCCCGTGGGGTGTGCTCGCGCATTCGACGCATGCCCGTGGTGCCGGCAGCTACGATGCCGAGACCGGGGTGGAGGATTGCCGGTTGAAGCTGACCTTCGCGACCGCGATTCCGCCGGAGGTCTGTGAGTCGATCAACGTCGGCTACCGAGACCCGGCGACCATCCCTGCGCTGATGGACGACCCGAACTTCCATGTGGTCACCGACGCCGGTGAGGTGCTGTTCCGGCTGACGGGCGACCGTCCAGCAGAGTAG
- the uxaC gene encoding glucuronate isomerase produces the protein MASELTLHEDRLFPTDEAVRQIARRIYAETKDLPIISPHGHVPPSWMSENLSFDNPTRLLLTPDHYINRILHANGVELSELGVPVTRTDMTEDDNRKAWRTFCEHWSDFNGTAMRYWLTDQLVGVFGVRTRPSAETADEIYDTIQAWIDDDNNHRPKPLMDQFKIEFIATTDDPCDDLHEHEKLAADTEFSARHRVVPTFRPDKYLTPGNANWNESADKLGEVTGIDISTLAGFTDALENRRAYFKAHGGVSSDHGIQDLNLAYLDAQDAERLYRKARSGEISATEADALHHHLLMDQVRMATEDGLTITLHPGAVRNHDRATFEEYGADVGCDIPEALEVTRATQEMLNRFGNHPNLNLVLFTLDEDVYSREIAPLAGFYRSVFIGVPWWFIDAPESIMRFKQSVTEMAGFSRISGMIDDTRAFCSIPARHDMMRRLDATHLANLVSAHRLDEDEAIEQARKLVVDNPKKVFKL, from the coding sequence ATGGCTTCTGAACTCACTTTGCATGAAGATCGCCTGTTTCCGACGGACGAGGCAGTCCGGCAGATCGCGAGGCGAATCTATGCCGAAACCAAGGATCTGCCGATCATTTCCCCGCACGGCCACGTGCCGCCGTCGTGGATGAGCGAGAACCTCTCTTTCGATAACCCCACCCGGCTGCTGCTGACCCCCGACCACTACATCAACCGGATCCTGCACGCCAACGGCGTCGAACTGTCCGAGCTGGGCGTCCCCGTCACCCGCACCGACATGACCGAGGACGACAACCGTAAGGCGTGGCGGACCTTCTGCGAGCACTGGAGCGACTTCAACGGCACCGCGATGCGCTACTGGCTGACCGACCAGCTGGTGGGTGTCTTCGGCGTGCGCACGCGTCCGAGTGCCGAGACCGCAGACGAGATCTACGACACCATTCAGGCCTGGATCGACGACGACAACAACCATCGTCCGAAGCCATTGATGGATCAGTTCAAGATCGAGTTCATCGCGACCACCGATGACCCGTGTGATGATCTGCACGAGCATGAGAAACTTGCTGCCGACACCGAGTTCTCCGCCAGGCATCGTGTCGTGCCGACCTTCCGCCCCGACAAGTACCTGACCCCGGGCAATGCGAACTGGAACGAATCCGCCGACAAGCTCGGCGAGGTGACCGGCATCGATATTTCCACCTTGGCCGGGTTCACCGACGCTCTGGAGAACCGCCGCGCCTACTTCAAGGCTCATGGTGGCGTCAGCTCCGATCACGGCATCCAGGATCTGAACCTTGCCTACCTGGACGCCCAGGACGCCGAGCGGCTCTACCGCAAGGCACGCTCCGGTGAGATCAGCGCAACCGAAGCCGACGCCTTGCATCACCACCTGCTGATGGACCAGGTCCGGATGGCCACCGAGGACGGCCTGACCATCACCCTGCATCCGGGTGCCGTGCGCAACCACGACCGGGCCACCTTCGAGGAGTACGGAGCCGATGTCGGCTGCGACATCCCCGAAGCCCTCGAGGTCACCCGCGCCACTCAGGAGATGCTCAACCGGTTCGGCAATCACCCGAATCTCAACCTCGTGCTGTTCACTCTTGACGAGGACGTCTACAGCCGTGAGATCGCGCCATTGGCCGGCTTCTACCGTTCGGTCTTTATCGGTGTGCCCTGGTGGTTCATCGATGCGCCGGAGTCGATCATGCGGTTCAAGCAGTCGGTCACCGAGATGGCAGGCTTCAGCCGCATCTCCGGCATGATCGACGACACCCGCGCGTTCTGCTCCATCCCGGCTCGCCATGACATGATGCGCCGCTTGGACGCCACCCATCTGGCCAACCTGGTTTCCGCCCATCGTCTCGACGAGGACGAGGCCATCGAGCAGGCCCGCAAGCTGGTCGTCGACAACCCGAAGAAGGTATTCAAGCTGTGA
- a CDS encoding mannitol dehydrogenase family protein, with protein sequence MNHTLNRAEDGRPAAPIRIVHLGIGNFTRAHQAWYTEHATDADQWGIAGFPGRTTLAPRVSARDDALDAQEGLYQLDVQAPEGDQVEVISSVSKTFRSHDIESWTKLFADPQVVIVTSTITEAGYCRKPDGNLDLGNADVIADLDKLKAGQLDVPVFTGPAKFVRGLLARRAAGAGAITFVPCDNVPENGTMAETVIRQAAEYVDPGLVTWIDENVGFVTTMVDRITPHTSEEDAARVAELTGITDPGLVVTEPFTEWVLAGDFTTPHPDWESVGAKFVDEIGPHEMRKLYLLNGAHSLMAYCAPVLGLETVYQAINDERVAGWVNAFWDDAVQQVPLPDDEKQAYRGALLERFTNPQMKDQLARIAADGSQKLPIRTVPHIKAFAARGAVASGATRAVAGWTLHLRGIGAPISDAAVSALVDDVRATDLAGAVKAVLAFLEVDDDQVAATVLSQAQEMEAMQP encoded by the coding sequence GTGAACCACACCCTGAACCGCGCCGAGGACGGCCGTCCCGCCGCGCCGATCCGTATCGTCCACCTGGGTATCGGCAACTTCACCCGCGCCCACCAGGCCTGGTACACCGAGCACGCCACCGACGCCGATCAGTGGGGCATCGCCGGATTCCCCGGCCGCACCACCTTGGCGCCGAGGGTCTCGGCCCGTGACGATGCGCTGGACGCTCAAGAGGGCCTCTATCAGCTCGACGTGCAGGCGCCCGAGGGCGATCAGGTTGAGGTGATCAGCTCGGTCTCGAAGACCTTCCGGTCGCACGACATCGAATCATGGACGAAGCTGTTCGCCGACCCCCAGGTCGTCATCGTCACCTCGACCATCACCGAGGCCGGCTACTGCCGCAAACCCGATGGCAATCTCGATCTGGGCAACGCCGACGTGATCGCCGACCTCGACAAACTGAAGGCAGGACAGCTCGACGTGCCGGTCTTCACCGGCCCCGCGAAGTTCGTGCGGGGCCTGCTGGCCCGGCGGGCCGCCGGGGCGGGAGCCATCACTTTCGTGCCCTGCGACAACGTTCCCGAGAACGGCACGATGGCCGAGACCGTGATCCGGCAGGCCGCCGAATATGTCGATCCGGGCCTGGTGACCTGGATCGACGAGAACGTCGGATTCGTCACCACCATGGTCGACCGCATCACCCCGCACACCAGCGAGGAAGATGCCGCCAGGGTCGCCGAGCTGACCGGAATCACCGATCCCGGGCTGGTCGTCACCGAACCGTTCACCGAATGGGTGCTGGCCGGCGATTTCACAACCCCGCATCCCGATTGGGAGTCCGTCGGCGCGAAGTTCGTCGACGAGATCGGCCCCCATGAGATGCGCAAGCTGTATCTGCTCAACGGCGCGCATTCGTTGATGGCCTACTGCGCTCCGGTGCTCGGATTGGAGACCGTCTACCAGGCGATCAACGACGAGCGGGTTGCCGGCTGGGTGAATGCCTTCTGGGACGACGCGGTACAGCAGGTTCCGCTGCCCGACGACGAGAAGCAGGCGTATCGGGGAGCACTGTTGGAGCGGTTCACGAATCCGCAGATGAAGGATCAGTTGGCCCGGATCGCCGCCGACGGCAGCCAGAAGCTCCCGATCCGCACCGTGCCACATATCAAGGCATTCGCCGCCCGGGGTGCGGTCGCCAGCGGTGCCACTCGTGCGGTCGCCGGGTGGACGCTGCACCTGCGCGGTATCGGCGCGCCGATCTCGGATGCAGCCGTCTCAGCGCTGGTTGACGATGTGCGCGCTACCGACCTGGCGGGGGCCGTGAAGGCGGTGCTCGCCTTCCTCGAGGTGGACGACGACCAGGTTGCCGCCACCGTACTGAGCCAGGCTCAGGAGATGGAGGCCATGCAGCCCTGA
- a CDS encoding dihydroorotase → MTNYRITGARSAAGDPLQLNIVDGRLAAEPAPDAELIDADGLLALPGFVDMHTHLREPGFEASETVATGTACAARGGFTGVFAMANTDPVTDSVDRAAHVAELGREADNAEVFPVGSITIGLAGEQLSPIAAMADAGVKMFSDDGRCVMNSALMRRALELSAAHQVVIAQHSQDHVLAGPDAAADEASVAAELGLTGWPWAAESTIIARDVQLAELTSGRLHCCHITTAESVDVVRWAKARGIKVTAEVTPHHLLLGSDRLSGLDTTFKVNPPLRGSEDIEALREALADGTIDVIGTDHAPHDLSAKQGDFAHAKPGMLGLEQALASVVETMINTGRMTWADVVRVMSTAPAQITGTTNTQGGSLRPGEVANLVLVDPIRRAVVDREKSSSKARNNPYHGLELPDPIEMTFYSGHLSYSRR, encoded by the coding sequence GTGACCAACTACCGGATCACCGGCGCGCGCTCGGCCGCCGGTGATCCACTGCAGTTGAACATCGTCGACGGACGCCTGGCTGCCGAGCCTGCGCCAGACGCCGAGTTGATCGATGCCGACGGGCTGTTGGCACTGCCGGGCTTCGTCGACATGCACACCCATCTGCGCGAGCCCGGGTTCGAGGCGTCCGAGACCGTGGCAACCGGCACGGCGTGCGCGGCCCGGGGTGGCTTTACGGGCGTGTTCGCGATGGCGAACACCGATCCGGTGACCGATTCTGTTGACAGGGCCGCCCATGTTGCCGAGCTGGGCCGCGAGGCAGACAACGCCGAGGTCTTCCCGGTCGGCTCGATCACCATCGGGCTCGCCGGTGAACAGCTCTCGCCTATCGCTGCGATGGCCGATGCCGGGGTGAAGATGTTCAGCGACGATGGGCGCTGCGTGATGAACTCCGCCCTGATGCGCCGTGCGCTTGAGCTCTCGGCCGCGCACCAGGTGGTGATCGCCCAACATAGCCAGGACCACGTGTTGGCGGGTCCGGACGCTGCCGCAGACGAGGCCTCGGTCGCCGCCGAACTCGGTCTGACCGGGTGGCCGTGGGCCGCCGAGTCGACCATCATCGCTCGCGACGTGCAGCTGGCCGAACTCACCAGCGGCAGGCTGCATTGCTGCCACATCACGACGGCCGAAAGTGTCGACGTGGTGCGCTGGGCAAAGGCGCGCGGCATCAAAGTCACGGCCGAGGTAACCCCGCATCATCTGCTTCTCGGGTCGGATCGGCTGTCAGGGCTGGATACCACTTTCAAGGTGAATCCCCCGCTGCGCGGTTCCGAAGATATCGAGGCGCTTCGCGAGGCGCTGGCCGACGGCACCATCGACGTTATCGGCACCGATCATGCTCCGCACGATCTGTCGGCCAAGCAGGGTGATTTCGCCCATGCCAAGCCTGGCATGCTCGGTCTCGAGCAGGCGTTGGCGTCGGTTGTCGAGACGATGATCAATACCGGACGCATGACCTGGGCAGACGTCGTCCGGGTGATGAGCACCGCACCCGCGCAGATCACCGGAACGACCAACACCCAGGGCGGTTCGCTGCGTCCCGGCGAGGTCGCGAATCTGGTACTGGTCGACCCCATCAGGCGCGCCGTTGTCGATCGGGAGAAGTCGAGTTCGAAGGCCCGCAACAACCCCTACCATGGCCTCGAACTGCCCGATCCGATCGAGATGACGTTCTACTCAGGTCATCTCAGTTACTCGCGCCGGTAG
- the pepN gene encoding aminopeptidase N has translation MTSSVNITREEARLRSQLITNHAYRVSIDLTGRGLDDEPLADPAATFISTSTIQFASEEGSSWLDLIADEVIDAWLDGVQLPHDAHDGYRLALQLSSGEHQLTVTALCRYSRTGEGLHRFVDPADGKVYLYTQFETADARRMYGCFDQPDLKASYELTVKAPENWKVYSNSHRVDPEPAGDGFATWRFDPTPPISSYITALVAGEFHVHEGEITSIRGTIPADFVCRESMAPYLEYEQMGTTTQRGFEVYEQAFGREYAFDSYDQIFLPEYNAGAMENAGCVTFRDEYLFRSKVTADDYARRDNTILHELAHMWFGDLVTMRWWDDLWLNESFAEWSAYYCQNEIAHRYGGNDPWTTFANMRKLWAYRVDQAPGTHPIAADMVDLETVDQNFDGITYAKGASVLKQLVAYVSESLFLAGVRDYLHEHAWGNTTFADLLDALQKSSGRDLSGFASEWLETTGVNLVRADFDLAEDGSYSRFEIVQSADPAHPTLRTQRLAIGLYDRRTGGLLRRESHEIDVTGERTSVDALIGKPHADLVLLNDRDLSYTKVRLDQASQQVVTEHLSELVDPLARAVVWTSAWDTWRDAEMTSSDYLDLILNGLTTESDVTATINQLRQAHLAVTRYSAPEQRHQLRARLIASLAELLKTAQPGSDHQIAVADAVISAVDSPAGAGLMEGWLAGEEVPEGLPIDADRRWSIVTTLARLGQISAAQINAEHESDKTISGAEFAAGARAALADPDTKAEAWRLATDDPDVPNGTHIAIAGNFWKFGQEALVAGYQDAYLDLCDQIATSSGSWAKRGHVARQTALNYLWPAPLADREWIAKLDEWMAARELPEQVRRVLTDSRAEALRGIKVQEFGLAAAGSGPAAADSTPAASEPTPDTSGPGQAANESDQAAPGTAQAANGNQQ, from the coding sequence ATGACCAGCTCGGTGAACATCACCCGGGAAGAAGCCAGGCTTCGCTCCCAGCTCATCACCAACCACGCCTATCGTGTATCGATCGACCTGACGGGACGCGGGCTGGACGACGAGCCTCTTGCGGATCCGGCCGCTACATTCATCTCCACCTCGACCATTCAGTTCGCCAGCGAAGAAGGCAGCAGCTGGCTCGACCTCATCGCCGACGAGGTCATCGACGCCTGGCTCGACGGAGTGCAGCTGCCTCACGATGCCCACGACGGCTATCGGCTGGCACTTCAGCTGAGCAGCGGCGAACACCAGTTGACGGTCACCGCCCTGTGCCGCTACTCGCGGACCGGTGAGGGACTGCACCGCTTCGTCGATCCGGCCGACGGCAAGGTTTATCTCTACACCCAGTTCGAAACCGCCGATGCCCGCCGCATGTACGGCTGTTTCGATCAACCCGATCTCAAGGCGAGCTACGAGCTGACGGTCAAGGCGCCCGAGAACTGGAAGGTCTATTCCAACTCACATCGCGTTGATCCCGAGCCTGCCGGTGACGGGTTCGCCACCTGGCGCTTCGATCCGACGCCTCCGATCTCCAGCTACATCACCGCATTGGTCGCAGGCGAATTTCACGTGCATGAGGGCGAGATCACCTCGATCAGGGGCACCATTCCGGCTGACTTCGTCTGCCGCGAGTCGATGGCGCCGTATCTCGAATACGAGCAGATGGGCACCACCACGCAGCGTGGTTTCGAGGTCTACGAACAGGCCTTCGGACGCGAATACGCCTTCGACTCCTACGATCAGATTTTCTTGCCCGAGTACAATGCCGGCGCGATGGAGAACGCCGGGTGCGTGACCTTCCGCGATGAGTATCTCTTCCGCTCCAAGGTCACCGCGGACGACTACGCCCGGCGCGACAATACGATCCTGCACGAACTCGCCCACATGTGGTTCGGCGATCTGGTCACCATGCGCTGGTGGGATGACCTCTGGCTGAACGAGAGCTTTGCCGAATGGTCCGCCTACTACTGCCAGAACGAGATCGCGCACCGCTACGGCGGCAATGATCCCTGGACGACCTTCGCCAACATGCGCAAGCTGTGGGCCTACCGTGTCGACCAGGCACCCGGCACCCATCCGATCGCCGCCGACATGGTCGACCTCGAAACCGTCGACCAGAACTTCGATGGCATCACCTATGCCAAGGGCGCCAGCGTACTCAAGCAGTTGGTCGCCTACGTGAGCGAGTCGCTGTTCCTGGCCGGAGTTCGCGATTACCTTCACGAGCACGCCTGGGGCAACACCACTTTCGCCGATCTGCTGGATGCCTTGCAGAAATCCAGCGGACGCGACCTGTCGGGCTTTGCGTCCGAATGGCTGGAGACCACCGGCGTCAATCTGGTGCGCGCCGACTTCGACCTCGCCGAAGACGGCAGCTATTCCCGTTTCGAGATCGTGCAGAGTGCCGATCCGGCTCATCCGACTCTTCGTACCCAACGGCTCGCCATCGGACTCTACGACCGCCGCACCGGTGGCCTGCTGCGCCGCGAATCCCACGAGATCGATGTGACGGGTGAGCGCACCAGCGTGGACGCTTTGATCGGCAAGCCGCACGCTGACCTGGTGTTGCTCAATGATCGTGATCTCAGCTACACGAAGGTCCGTCTCGACCAGGCCTCGCAGCAAGTGGTCACCGAGCACCTGAGTGAACTCGTTGATCCGCTGGCTCGTGCCGTGGTCTGGACGAGCGCCTGGGACACCTGGCGCGATGCGGAGATGACCTCGTCCGATTATCTGGATCTGATCTTGAACGGGCTGACGACCGAGTCCGATGTGACGGCCACCATCAACCAGTTGCGGCAGGCCCATCTCGCGGTCACCCGCTACAGCGCTCCCGAACAGCGTCATCAACTGCGGGCTCGCCTGATCGCAAGCCTCGCCGAGCTGCTGAAGACTGCGCAGCCGGGCTCGGATCACCAGATCGCCGTTGCAGATGCCGTGATTTCTGCGGTTGATTCGCCTGCCGGAGCCGGCCTGATGGAAGGCTGGCTCGCCGGCGAGGAGGTGCCCGAAGGACTGCCGATCGACGCCGATCGTCGTTGGTCGATCGTCACGACTCTCGCCCGGCTGGGGCAGATCAGCGCTGCTCAGATCAACGCCGAACACGAGTCCGATAAGACCATCTCGGGTGCCGAGTTCGCGGCCGGTGCACGTGCAGCACTCGCCGATCCGGACACCAAGGCCGAAGCCTGGAGGCTCGCAACCGATGATCCCGACGTGCCCAATGGCACTCATATCGCGATTGCCGGCAACTTCTGGAAGTTCGGCCAGGAGGCGCTCGTGGCCGGCTACCAGGACGCTTATCTCGACCTTTGCGATCAGATCGCGACCTCGTCCGGCAGCTGGGCGAAGCGCGGTCACGTGGCCCGGCAGACCGCACTCAATTATCTATGGCCCGCGCCGCTCGCCGATCGCGAGTGGATCGCCAAATTGGACGAGTGGATGGCCGCTCGTGAGTTGCCCGAGCAGGTGCGCCGCGTGCTGACCGATTCCAGGGCCGAAGCGCTGCGTGGCATCAAAGTGCAGGAGTTCGGTCTGGCTGCCGCGGGCTCCGGCCCGGCCGCAGCCGATTCCACCCCGGCTGCATCCGAGCCCACCCCGGACACATCTGGGCCCGGCCAGGCAGCGAACGAGAGTGACCAGGCCGCTCCCGGAACCGCCCAGGCAGCCAACGGGAACCAGCAGTGA
- a CDS encoding DsbA family protein encodes MSDAQQQVDFWFDPMCPWAWMASRWMLEVEKVRPVHTVFHVMSLSVLNEGRDLDPDYMEHMKGGWIGVRAAIGVEQQYGSEGLRNFYTAIGTRYHPNGETVGDPEVVKAALRECGFDEAIADRAQTDEFDEALRESHHEGMDPVGSDVGTPVLHINGKALFGPVISPAPKGEAAGDLFDGVSKVTAADGFFELKRSRDRDPIFD; translated from the coding sequence ATGAGCGATGCACAACAGCAGGTTGATTTCTGGTTCGATCCGATGTGCCCGTGGGCCTGGATGGCTTCGCGGTGGATGCTCGAGGTGGAGAAGGTACGCCCGGTGCACACCGTCTTCCATGTGATGAGCCTTTCGGTACTCAATGAGGGACGCGATCTCGACCCCGACTACATGGAACACATGAAGGGCGGCTGGATCGGCGTGCGCGCGGCGATCGGTGTGGAGCAGCAGTACGGCAGCGAAGGCCTGCGTAACTTCTACACGGCTATCGGCACCCGCTACCACCCGAACGGCGAAACCGTCGGCGACCCGGAGGTCGTCAAGGCCGCCTTGCGGGAGTGCGGATTCGACGAGGCGATCGCTGATCGTGCCCAGACGGACGAATTCGACGAGGCGCTGCGCGAGTCCCACCATGAGGGCATGGATCCGGTGGGCAGCGACGTCGGTACTCCGGTGCTGCACATCAACGGCAAGGCCTTGTTCGGCCCGGTGATCTCGCCGGCGCCCAAGGGCGAGGCGGCAGGCGATCTGTTCGACGGTGTGTCGAAGGTGACCGCTGCCGATGGCTTCTTCGAGTTGAAGCGCAGCCGCGACCGGGACCCGATCTTCGACTGA